DNA from Cyprinus carpio isolate SPL01 chromosome B3, ASM1834038v1, whole genome shotgun sequence:
cagaagttttgtatttgtatttttttttttttacttttatattcatcaaaaatgtaCCACATTTTCCAGAGAAATatgaggcagcacaactgttttcaacattagtaataattataaatgtttcttgagcagcaaataatcatattagaataatttctgaaggattatttgtaagtcgctttggataaaagcgtctgctaaatgattaaatgtaaatgtaaatgtaaatggattatgtgacattgaagactggagtaatgatgctgaaaattcagctttgatcacaggaataaattacattttaacatacattacaatagaaaacaattattttacattgcaataatatttcacagcattactgttttgtattttatattaaataaatgcagccttggtgagcaggagagacatctttcaaaaacataaaaaaatctcagtTATTCCAAATCTTTGAGCAGCAGAGcatatattaatagattaattttattttacataacatagtttaaatgaaatgtggatCATGTACCAGGCTTTCTCTGCTCATTTGTTGTCCTTCAGGAAAAATGACATCCTTACTATAGTTGGTGAGGATTTAATGACCCTTTGGAAGCTTTTCAACACTGCGGAGGAGGTCACAAAGGGAAAAAGCTTTTCTAATTGGCAATCAGAGGTGAGAAACTGTAAAGtctcacataaacacaaaacaagagcttttcttttttttttgctctctacATTATATTGGTTCATTCAGTGGTGTGTTGGGACTGCTAACAATGTAGCACACTAAAAGATCCTGTGCTAGCCAAATGCcataaacattgtattttttatttgcagcTTTCAAAAATATGGACAGACATAAACAAAAAGCTTCCGGAGGACATTATTGGTCTGCTGCGTGTTTTGCGCAAAGACAAAAGAGACAAAAATCCTCATCCAGATCTGTAACATCTCTATTCCTGTTATTTGACCCGTGTACTCATTTCAGTTCAGTTCCATTATTATGTATATGGAGGTTGTCAAGTGTTGGTGAGTTTATCTGACTGTAATGCTTCTGTTTTTCAGTTAATTCACTCTGCCTCTTTTGTTTCTAACAGAAATGTCAATGATGGgtttaaaaagaagaagatttTTGACCTCTTCCCGGACTTTTTCATCAGTTTACACAGAGTGGCTAAAGACTTGAGCTGGAAGTATTGAAGATGCTGAGAGGACGTTACACCACAACATACcaaaagcatttacatttttaacagtcgACATCAGACTTCTCATCATTTGAAATGGAGCAATCATTTTTGTTGACATTTAAGCACTATGCTCAGAATTATTACTTATAGTTTTTCACAGTTACTAAGACAAATTCTGAATAGCCTAaaccaatttgtcaaataaatcacTCTTTCTGCAAAACCTTAAACATATTCAAGCAGAGACAAAATTGCCTGTGACTAGATGAAGTCCTCTGGCTGGACTCAGCTCTAATACATGATCCTGAGGGAGAATCATCTttctgttctttgtgtgtgtgtgtgtgtgtgtgtgtgtgtgtgtgtgattgcaaaATGTTTActacatacaataaaaaattgttgTAACTACATGCCCTGGACACTGTGCACTCATTTTTGATTAGTCTAATGAATCATCTGTAGTGTGTGAAATGAATAAGAATCGATTGTTTGTTGGTCCGGGGAACAAACTCTCAGGGGAGAGTCATGGGTTCTGTAAAACTAGTAATAAGATTTGAATTTGATGTGATGGTTTTGAGAAATATGTTTCAGCATTTCTGAAAAACTAATAACTTcattctttctcctttttttattcCTACAGCTTTTGCAGTTCATATAGTAGATTTGCAGATTTAAGCTAAAGTTTACTTTAATTACAAGAAAAGGTAAATAAGGTTGTGTTTTACTAAACTAAAATTGCAAGTCAGTGGGTGTggtaacaaaaacacatttggatgaattttgttttgtgatttcacTGTCCAACCACTACTCAAAACACATGATAATCAAGATTTAATCAAATCAGGGCTGTAAAGATATCGTCTGTTTTtcataaatgtgcattatttttatatggaTTGTGAGAGCAGTCAATGAGTGTGTCCTGTGGAAATCACACAGGGTTCAAGTCTGAAgtatactttaatttttattcacGCTTTGATATACATACAGTGTATGTGTAGAGCCAAATTTTTATACCAGTgttgcaccaaaatgaaaataaaaactgttaataaacataaccataaagtttattttaaggcCATTTATGGGAATCCCCACAGCTGTTAACTGTGATTGgatgaggggaaaaaatgggcTAGTTTTCATTCCTTTTGGGCGGCTTTTAAGTCAGGAATTTTTCTGAGACCTGTCAACCCTGCTTACACTTCCGTGATCactcactgactgactgacttaCTCACTGACTGACTGCCCACACCCTTCCATATTCGCAGAGATTTTTGGTAAGTTCCTGGTTcctatatatatttctttatttaatatgatATCTCATTTTTTTGGAGTCAATTGTTTTGGATGCTTATGATGTATAAGATTGTATGGAGTTAGACTGTAGTACGTGAGAAGATTGGTATGGAGCCCCACACATGCCATAAGTGGGAATATATATCATGGACACAAATTAAGAATTCCcatgacttattaatttgttccctcattttagtaaaTCATGGTGATGTtgtactttattttcatttaaatcaaaatgagTAAGCAAATTAGTACAATGTGGCAATGATTTACTAAAACGAGGAAACAATTAAGTCATGGGAGCAAATTCTtggccacaatttaactaaaatgagggacCTAATTCTTAATTTGTGACTGAAATGTATTTCTGTCTCCATGTCATATAAACAGGGCTCTGTAGAGTGGCCCAGTGATGTTGGCCTGTTTGAATGCTGATAGCTCAAAACCACggacatatttaattatattattttgtgtaattttaatgtaCTTCATTAGATTTATTAGGATATTATTTAATTAAGCTGCATTCATTTTAGCCATATTCGTGCTGAAACAAAAGAATGATATTTGAGTCGGTTTAAACAGGTTTTCCAAAACCAGCCTGACCAGATGACAGGTGCCCAAAACCAACCTGtctgacaagatttttttttttttttttcacagattacATTGTTCCTAAAGAAAAGACTAAAATGCAAAAAGATATATGGGACATAGGGAATTACATTTGGTGCAGAAAGGAAAGTTATATCAATTTACTTCTGCTACATgctgaagaaaatataaaaatgaataaaaatatccatataaaagaaatggaaaaggaGCTCTTAAatcatctaaaaatatattttagaactaaaaataaaatcagagacttaattaaaaattataaaaaaattaccaatAACAAAGTAATGGCCAATAAgaaaattactactaataaaaaaattactaccAATAACAAAATAATGGCCAATAAgaaaattactactaataaaaaaaatactaccaATAACAAAATAATGGCCAATAAGAAAATTActactaatgaaaaaaaatcctACCAACAAAAAATACTACTATTAACAAAAAATGATGGCCAACAAAAAAATGATGGCCAACAAAAAATTAATGAGGAatgttttatggattttatttatctgcaaaatgctgaaaaaaacataaaaatgatgaaaaatagcaatataaaaGAAAAGGCATATGCcctcttaaataatttaaaaaataaagattttaggactaaaaataaaatcggaaacttttacttatttaaaaatgagAATTTTATCATTAGCACTTCACGtgcaataaaaacatacattggGTTCACACAAGATGGTACTTTGGTAGCAGTTCAGTGTGGAGATAAAGACCATGTGTCATACTTCATACAtgaatttaatagtttaaataatgCTAAGCTGGAGAGCAAGAACATAATTAAATATGTGTCCTCAGAAGAAGAtagaaatcatatttatatagcAGTAAATCTTTGGGATTACTATCTAGATGAATTCATAAAAAACCTTTATCAGCCAGAAATAGaccaacaaaaaaatgacaaccaactaaaacaatatttaaaagaaatagtgAAGGGGATGCTTCTTGGCCTTCGAGATCTTCACCAGGCCGGAGTGATACATGGCGATATAAACCCTAGAAATATCATCATAGGTATGaaacttattttctttcatttcattttaactttttacaGCATATCTCAGAATGTCATAATATTATACTGTCTATAtcatattatatgtaaaattaaaacgcTATTCTCAAcagattctgaagaaaatgttagACTAAGTGGCTTTGGAAGAAACATCAAACTGAAGGAGGAAGAAACAACTGCCAATACAGAGAGAGCAGGTATCCAAGAGAATGATTCTACAAAGAGCTCTGACATCAAGGTTTGTGAAATATACAGCAGATTAtcataatgaaactaaaaatgtttagccaaaaaaaaaaaagtattgaaaaatattatatattctacaAGGAGTCTACAAATATATGTTCAGcttgtcatgtgatctcaacacaACAAGCATTGAGCACGACTTTATGCAGAATAAAGCATCTTCACAAGTGATAAAATGTTTACCTTGATTGAATTGAAGtcactttatttaaatgcatctgccaaatgcatgattGTTAATGTAGATCAGCCTGTTCTTCACAGTCTGCTCCATTTCTTGCAGGCTGCTGGGATGATGGTGTACTACATCCTCTCTGGTGGGAAACATCCTTTTGGGGACACAAAGGATCGTGAGGAGAACATCAAGAAAGGGCAGCACTCTCTTGAAGATTTACAAGATATAGTAGCAAAGGATCTCATTGAATGGATGATCAACAAAGACCCGGCAGAGAGACTGACCATTGATGAGGTCCTACGACACCCTTATGTCTGGGATGATGAGAGGTGAATAATAAACCATATTTAatagatgtttttattgtttttatcactGTGAAGTGAAGGTTAGTTAATCTAGTATGTATTTGtttcatgtttctgaaagaatATTTTACAGTTCTTGATTATGATGTTCACCACTTGCTTCTGTGAGATCCATCTTATGCATGGTTTTCCACTGCATTTCTTTACCCAcaatttcttttcatcttgcttgTTTGAACTAGTTTCTTCTGTTTATTTCCATTTGTTCAGATGCTGTTCTTGCCTGATACTCTGACAGAATTACTCTTGACTCTCCTCTGAGTCACTGCCAGGATCTTGTTTCTAGATTTTGGACTCTTTAGGTTGGCTTCTATCTTGAGCTGTGAATCTGAGAattgtaaaggaatagttcacccaaatattacaattctgtcattatttactcatcctcataccGTTCAGTCATAAgaaccacttttatgatgctattttgtcattttgaaaccTAATTTAGTTTCAATGTATTAAAATGTGTGGCCAGAATATTCAATATTTCTGTCTTCTatattgaaagaaagaaagtcataatgGTTTGGAATAATATGTTAagtaaggtgagtaaatgatgacataattgtattttttagtgaactatcgCCGCAGCGTACTTCATAGAAACATGCGTGTAGTGTATGTTGTGTTAAATGTGCACTTTCTGAACGTTCACCCTTGTTCTGTTGCTGAACTAACCTGCTCAACGCCTGCATGTTTTTCTGTCCTTCAGAAAAGAGGCAGTCCTTAGGAAGCTGGGCGATAGGCCTGAAATCCAGAACTATGAGACTTTAGCAAAACTTCACAAACTCTACGTAGAGAAAGGGCACTCAGAGGGAACAGACCCAGCAGCAACACTGACCATCAATGAGGCCTTCAGCGAACTGAAAATCGAGAACGAAAAGAAGTAAGTTCTAAGTTATTGAAAGAAGTCACTTTTGCTCAtgaaggctgcattcatttgatcagatatggtaaaacaaatgttgtgaaatatttttagaatttaatataacatttctctatttttatacattttaaaatatcatttattcctgcgGTTcaatcagcatcattactccactcttcagtgtcacgtgatccttcagaaatcatgctaatatggcaatttatttatttttttgcttaaaaaacatttattgtcattgttgaaaacagttgcctaatattttttttttatgataaccatgatacaccattcaaaagtctggagtaagatttaaaaaaggcaataattttattcagcaaagatgcattaaattgaccaaagtgacagtaaagacatttataatgttacagaagttttgtatttgtattatttttttaacttaatattcatcaaaaatgtaCCACATTTTCCAGAGAAATatgaggcagcacaactgttttcaacattagtaataattataaatgtttcttgagcagcaaataatcatattagaataatttctgaagaattcagctttgatctcaggaataaattacattttaacatacattacaatagaaaacaattattttacattgcaataatatttcacagcattactgttttgtattttatattaaataaatgcagccttggtgagcaggagagacatctttcaaaaacataaaaaaatctcagtTATTCCAAATCTTTGAGCAGCAGAGcatatattaatagattaattttattttacataacataGTTTACATGAAATGTGGATCATACCAGGCTTTCTCTGCTCATTTGTTGTCCTTCAGGAAAAATGACATCCTTACTATAGTTGGTGAGGATTTAATGAACCTTTGGAAGCTCTTCAACACTGCGGAGGAGGTCACAAAGGGAAAAAGCTTTTCTAATTGGCAATCAAAGGTGAGAAACTGTAAAGtctcacataaacacaaaacaagagcttttctttttttttgctctctacATTATATTGGTTCATTCAGTGGTGTGTTGGGACTGCTAACAATGTAGCACACTAAAAGATCTGTGCTAGCCAAATGCcataaacattgtattttttatttgcagcTTTCAAAAATATGGACAGACATAAACAAAAAGCTTCCGGAGGACATTATTGGTCTGCTGCGTGTTTTGCGCAACAAACTGGTGCACGAGTGAGTGAGACAAAAATCCTCATCCAGATCTGTAACATCTCTATTCCTGTTATTTGACCCGTGTactcatttcagttcagtttcattATTATGTATATGGAGGTTGTCAAGTGTTGGTGAGTTTATCTGACTGTAATGCTTCTGTTTTTCAGTTAATTCACTCTGCCTCTTTTGTTTCTAACAGAAAGGTCAAAAATGGGTTTAATAAGAAGAAGATTTTTGACCTCTTCCCGGACTTTTTCATCAGTTTACACAGAGTGGCTAAAGACTTGAGCTGGAAGTATTGAAGATGCTGAGAGGACGTTACACCACAACATACcaaaagcatttacatttttaacagtcgACATCAGACTTCTCA
Protein-coding regions in this window:
- the LOC109095502 gene encoding probable serine/threonine-protein kinase ireA isoform X1 — encoded protein: MQKDIWDIGNYIWCRKESYINLLLLHAEENIKMNKNIHIKEMEKELLNHLKIYFRTKNKIRDLIKNYKKITNNKVMANKKITTNKKITTNNKIMANKKITTNKKNTTNNKIMANKKITTNEKKSYQQKILLLTKNDGQQKNDGQQKINEECFMDFIYLQNAEKNIKMMKNSNIKEKAYALLNNLKNKDFRTKNKIGNFYLFKNENFIISTSRAIKTYIGFTQDGTLVAVQCGDKDHVSYFIHEFNSLNNAKLESKNIIKYVSSEEDRNHIYIAVNLWDYYLDEFIKNLYQPEIDQQKNDNQLKQYLKEIVKGMLLGLRDLHQAGVIHGDINPRNIIIDSEENVRLSGFGRNIKLKEEETTANTERAGIQENDSTKSSDIKAAGMMVYYILSGGKHPFGDTKDREENIKKGQHSLEDLQDIVAKDLIEWMINKDPAERLTIDEVLRHPYVWDDERKEAVLRKLGDRPEIQNYETLAKLHKLYVEKGHSEGTDPAATLTINEAFSELKIENEKKKNDILTIVGEDLMNLWKLFNTAEEVTKGKSFSNWQSKLSKIWTDINKKLPEDIIGLLRVLRNKLVHEKVKNGFNKKKIFDLFPDFFISLHRVAKDLSWKY